Proteins encoded within one genomic window of Eurosta solidaginis isolate ZX-2024a chromosome 1, ASM4086904v1, whole genome shotgun sequence:
- the Ufl1 gene encoding E3 UFM1-protein ligase 1 homolog isoform X1, whose translation MSADWDEIKRLAADFQKAQLTSTLQRLSERNCIEIVTLLLEKKLLEAFFTNDGKEYITPEHLEREVQDELYVHGGRINLAEVSKTLNVDLSRIEEIATRITDADPEVHFMLGQLISEQYIIQIAEEINERLSQKGEITVSDLTQQFDLPSDFLQHYVMEKYLGKIIRGRQDSANPRVFFTQAYIQRCKAKIRGGLKAITRPTNVAVILQQINIQEKVFHTLFDEVAPAGQVTSKQPNAQYIPHIYTKMQADWVNSFFKQNGFLEYESVSKLGVSDAKQFIRKQFANEEIIYLKRCAIGSKLIDLTVLSSLNECSATKSFVDLATILPTNMSEDDIEEIYETIMSRKGNTLGNFVYLQSIVFSQQYLNDLIQPCNDMAVARAKTAVESGIYQQYLAEKQLCGKHIISQDLAEDCKLDKREERRKKAATGKAGGGGQGRETKTKSTKKHQRSNRGNAVDSDDEKETRGGGGKKGTKQFELVKVEDIAKTITKQLEEEGLEYLAETIAELYYSQLNQIALAKAQELYEATPQTNRRQTHAAIQERLNTLLVDMRLYEKGLKLLPLDTQAQLTKYLLKSLGNDICNELTVYIASECNLNIKTSNLNVDQRNKITQDCSSEYKATLLELNKALNKTIDDFVAATDNVLKVCSMIIKKVDKKKDRLLIMQHKEKLLQQLNETVEPALVLHLASLILFTTVTGCILHASGKFVTQILAFIRPNLSNEQNNQLMQYHALNLQPNTDFVLKLLQASEGSDEAKGLNEQLQSQQNAIKELVTNYEKPGTSKS comes from the exons ATGAGCGCAGATTGGGATGAAATTAAACGTTTGGCTGCAGATTTCCAAAAGGCGCAATTGACATCGACACTGCAACG CCTCTCCGAACGTAATTGCATCGAAATTGTTACATTGCTTCTGGAAAAGAAACTGCTAGAGGCTTTCTTTACAAACGATGGCAAGGAATATATCACGCCTGAACACTTAGAACGCGAAGTACAAGATGAACTCTATGTACACGGAGGACGTATTAATCTGGCCGAAGTCAGCAAAACGCTCAATGTAGATTTATCGCGT ATAGAAGAAATTGCTACGCGTATTACAGACGCCGATCCGGAAGTACACTTCATGTTGGGTCAATTAATAAGCGAGCAATACATTATACAAATTGCAGAAGAAATCAATGAACGCCTATCACAAAAAGGTGAAATTACTGTTTCCGATTTGACACAACAATTTGACTTGCCGTCTGATTTCCTGCAGCATTATGTTATGGAAAAATATTTGGGAAAGATAATACGTGGCAGACAAGATTCTGCTAATCCGCGCGTATTTTTCACTCAAGCATACATTCAAAGATGTAAAGCTAAAATACGTGGCGGATTAAAAGCAATAACGCGTCCAACTAATGTTGCTGTAATATTACAACAAATCAATATACAAGAAAAAGTATTTCATACATTATTTGATGAGGTAGCACCGGCCGGCCAGGTGACATCTAAACAGCCAAATGCACAATATATTCCACATATATACACAAAAATGCAA GCCGACTGGGTGAACTCATTTTTTAAACAAAACGGTTTCCTAGAATACGAAAGTGTAAGCAAATTGGGAGTTTCGGATGCAAAACAATTTATACGCAAGCAGTTTGCGAACGAAGAAATTATTTACTTGAAACGTTGTGCTATTGGTTCTAAATTAATTGATCTCACCGTACTTAGCTCTTTGAATGAGTGCAGTGCTACCAAAAGTTTTGTTGACTTAGCTACCATATTACCCACCAACATGTCCGAGGACGATATAGAGGAAATTTACGAGACCATAATGTCACGAAAAGGAAATACATTAGGCAATTTTGTGTATCTACAAAGCATTG ttttttcgcAACAATATCTAAACGACCTTATACAACCTTGTAACGATATGGCTGTCGCGCGTGCCAAAACTGCAGTCGAGAGTGGCATTTATCAACAATATCTAGCTGAGAAACAGCTTTGCGGAAAACATATCATCTCTCAAGacttggcagaagattgcaaattgGATAAACGCGAAGAACGCCGTAAAAAAGCTGCCACAGGAAAGGCGGGTGGAGGCGGTCAAGGACGTGAAACTAAGACCAAATCGACAAAAAAACATCAGCGTAGCAATCGTGGCAACGCTGTAGATAGCGACGACGAGAAGGAAACACGTGGTGGAGGCGGCAAGAAAGGTACTAAGCAATTCGAATTGGTGAAAGTTGAAGACATAGCAAAAACTATTACCAAACAATTAGAAGAAGAGGGTTTGGAATATCTAGCAGAAACAATAGCTGAACTTTATTACAG TCAATTGAATCAAATTGCTTTGGCTAAAGCGCAAGAACTATACGAGGCTACACCACAAACAAATCGACGTCAAACGCATGCTGCCATACAAGAGCGTCTGAATACATTACTTGTTGATATGCGTTTATACGAAAAGGGCTTAAAG ctTCTACCTTTGGATACACAAGCTCAACTTACTAAATATCTATTAAAGTCACTTGGCAATGATATTTGCAATGAGCTTACCGTTTATATTGCCAGCGAATGTAATTTGAATATTAAAACGTCCAATCTTAACGTCGATCAACGCAATAAAATCACGCAAGATTGCT CTTCAGAATATAAGGCAACTTTGCTTGAACTTAATAAAGCCCTCAATAAAACTATAGATGATTTTGTGGCCGCTACCGATAATGTGTTAAAAGTGTGTAGTATGATTATCAAGAAAGTTGATAAGAAAAAGGATCGTCTACTCATTATGCAACACAAAGAAAAACTTTTGCAGCAATTAAATGAAACTGTCGAACCGGCGTTGGTACTACATTTAGCATCATTAATACTTTTTACAACAGTGACTGGTTGTATTCTGCATGCGTCTGGTAAATTTGTTACACAAATCCTAGCTTTCATACGACCAAATTTGAGTAACGAACAAAATAATCAACTTATGCAATATCATG CTTTAAATCTTCAACCCAACACAGATTTTGTATTGAAATTATTACAAGCGAGTGAAGGGAGCGACGAGGCGAAAGGGTTAAATGAACAACTACAAAGCCAACAGAATGCCATTAAGGAATTGGTGACAAACTATGAGAAACCGGGCACCTCAAAAAGCTGA
- the Ufl1 gene encoding E3 UFM1-protein ligase 1 homolog isoform X2, translating into MSADWDEIKRLAADFQKAQLTSTLQRLSERNCIEIVTLLLEKKLLEAFFTNDGKEYITPEHLEREVQDELYVHGGRINLAEVSKTLNVDLSRIEEIATRITDADPEVHFMLGQLISEQYIIQIAEEINERLSQKGEITVSDLTQQFDLPSDFLQHYVMEKYLGKIIRGRQDSANPRVFFTQAYIQRCKAKIRGGLKAITRPTNVAVILQQINIQEKVFHTLFDEVAPAGQVTSKQPNAQYIPHIYTKMQADWVNSFFKQNGFLEYESVSKLGVSDAKQFIRKQFANEEIIYLKRCAIGSKLIDLTVLSSLNECSATKSFVDLATILPTNMSEDDIEEIYETIMSRKGNTLGNFVYLQSIVFSQQYLNDLIQPCNDMAVARAKTAVESGIYQQYLAEKQLCGKHIISQDLAEDCKLDKREERRKKAATGKAGGGGQGRETKTKSTKKHQRSNRGNAVDSDDEKETRGGGGKKGTKQFELVKVEDIAKTITKQLEEEGLEYLAETIAELYYSQLNQIALAKAQELYEATPQTNRRQTHAAIQERLNTLLVDMRLYEKGLKLLPLDTQAQLTKYLLKSLGNDICNELTVYIASECNLNIKTSNLNVDQRNKITQDCSSEYKATLLELNKALNKTIDDFVAATDNVLKVCSMIIKKVDKKKDRLLIMQHKEKLLQQLNETVEPALVLHLASLILFTTVTGCILHASGKFVTQILAFIRPNLSNEQNNQLMQYHDFVLKLLQASEGSDEAKGLNEQLQSQQNAIKELVTNYEKPGTSKS; encoded by the exons ATGAGCGCAGATTGGGATGAAATTAAACGTTTGGCTGCAGATTTCCAAAAGGCGCAATTGACATCGACACTGCAACG CCTCTCCGAACGTAATTGCATCGAAATTGTTACATTGCTTCTGGAAAAGAAACTGCTAGAGGCTTTCTTTACAAACGATGGCAAGGAATATATCACGCCTGAACACTTAGAACGCGAAGTACAAGATGAACTCTATGTACACGGAGGACGTATTAATCTGGCCGAAGTCAGCAAAACGCTCAATGTAGATTTATCGCGT ATAGAAGAAATTGCTACGCGTATTACAGACGCCGATCCGGAAGTACACTTCATGTTGGGTCAATTAATAAGCGAGCAATACATTATACAAATTGCAGAAGAAATCAATGAACGCCTATCACAAAAAGGTGAAATTACTGTTTCCGATTTGACACAACAATTTGACTTGCCGTCTGATTTCCTGCAGCATTATGTTATGGAAAAATATTTGGGAAAGATAATACGTGGCAGACAAGATTCTGCTAATCCGCGCGTATTTTTCACTCAAGCATACATTCAAAGATGTAAAGCTAAAATACGTGGCGGATTAAAAGCAATAACGCGTCCAACTAATGTTGCTGTAATATTACAACAAATCAATATACAAGAAAAAGTATTTCATACATTATTTGATGAGGTAGCACCGGCCGGCCAGGTGACATCTAAACAGCCAAATGCACAATATATTCCACATATATACACAAAAATGCAA GCCGACTGGGTGAACTCATTTTTTAAACAAAACGGTTTCCTAGAATACGAAAGTGTAAGCAAATTGGGAGTTTCGGATGCAAAACAATTTATACGCAAGCAGTTTGCGAACGAAGAAATTATTTACTTGAAACGTTGTGCTATTGGTTCTAAATTAATTGATCTCACCGTACTTAGCTCTTTGAATGAGTGCAGTGCTACCAAAAGTTTTGTTGACTTAGCTACCATATTACCCACCAACATGTCCGAGGACGATATAGAGGAAATTTACGAGACCATAATGTCACGAAAAGGAAATACATTAGGCAATTTTGTGTATCTACAAAGCATTG ttttttcgcAACAATATCTAAACGACCTTATACAACCTTGTAACGATATGGCTGTCGCGCGTGCCAAAACTGCAGTCGAGAGTGGCATTTATCAACAATATCTAGCTGAGAAACAGCTTTGCGGAAAACATATCATCTCTCAAGacttggcagaagattgcaaattgGATAAACGCGAAGAACGCCGTAAAAAAGCTGCCACAGGAAAGGCGGGTGGAGGCGGTCAAGGACGTGAAACTAAGACCAAATCGACAAAAAAACATCAGCGTAGCAATCGTGGCAACGCTGTAGATAGCGACGACGAGAAGGAAACACGTGGTGGAGGCGGCAAGAAAGGTACTAAGCAATTCGAATTGGTGAAAGTTGAAGACATAGCAAAAACTATTACCAAACAATTAGAAGAAGAGGGTTTGGAATATCTAGCAGAAACAATAGCTGAACTTTATTACAG TCAATTGAATCAAATTGCTTTGGCTAAAGCGCAAGAACTATACGAGGCTACACCACAAACAAATCGACGTCAAACGCATGCTGCCATACAAGAGCGTCTGAATACATTACTTGTTGATATGCGTTTATACGAAAAGGGCTTAAAG ctTCTACCTTTGGATACACAAGCTCAACTTACTAAATATCTATTAAAGTCACTTGGCAATGATATTTGCAATGAGCTTACCGTTTATATTGCCAGCGAATGTAATTTGAATATTAAAACGTCCAATCTTAACGTCGATCAACGCAATAAAATCACGCAAGATTGCT CTTCAGAATATAAGGCAACTTTGCTTGAACTTAATAAAGCCCTCAATAAAACTATAGATGATTTTGTGGCCGCTACCGATAATGTGTTAAAAGTGTGTAGTATGATTATCAAGAAAGTTGATAAGAAAAAGGATCGTCTACTCATTATGCAACACAAAGAAAAACTTTTGCAGCAATTAAATGAAACTGTCGAACCGGCGTTGGTACTACATTTAGCATCATTAATACTTTTTACAACAGTGACTGGTTGTATTCTGCATGCGTCTGGTAAATTTGTTACACAAATCCTAGCTTTCATACGACCAAATTTGAGTAACGAACAAAATAATCAACTTATGCAATATCATG ATTTTGTATTGAAATTATTACAAGCGAGTGAAGGGAGCGACGAGGCGAAAGGGTTAAATGAACAACTACAAAGCCAACAGAATGCCATTAAGGAATTGGTGACAAACTATGAGAAACCGGGCACCTCAAAAAGCTGA
- the LOC137249020 gene encoding PAX3- and PAX7-binding protein 1 isoform X2 has product MSDEDEQEDEEDDHTKKHRFSKPEHLKQMLESGSIPDAAMIHAARKRRQKAREQGDFVPIEEPKEPVKKGSRLAREDIEGDNSDDEERIDMTVMTGKKEREERREQFYAVENNNYSDEDSDREMHEWENQQIRKGVTGAQLVNAQHDAVLSRFMIKPNAANALEYPQEEQSTSSLLEQAYAKSALQKPQQILRETTKTKKEKGKAASLRTPQEIYDAIQNRLSKLREVNEKHTADIERIESELKVLKLEEMDCTQKAPMAAAKYRFYQELKCYACDLVDCLTEKTPLINDLEKRTLHILSKHQHFLIERRRQDIRDQAKEMAEAAKPAGSRRAAADSEEQIRRTAEREGRRTRRRCDREKNDLLSTHLDGMSSDDETSDRYQEQFKNNLEQLQKESEQIFNDVNDDFYKVELILLKFYAWRKTDMESYKDAFVSLCLPKLLGPLVRLELLAWSPLLDEYKDVEKMNWYLACMLFGWSEDETEASLKLDPDFNLVPTIIEKILLPKLTDIVNQCWDPLSTTQTLRLIGFINRLGRDFPLKETSKQLRQLFEKILEKMKLALDNDVFIPIFPKQVQEAKTSFFQRQFCSGLKLFRNFLSWQGILADKPLREMAIGSLLNRYLLLAMRVCTANDAISKAYIIVNTLPTVWLQPESETLQNLELLIKYVKQTLDAFDATNPLFMQTCEKAKQILQRLHSY; this is encoded by the exons gTGATTTTGTACCCATTGAAGAACCCAAGGAGCCTGTTAAAAAAGGTAGTCGATTGGCGCGCGAAGATATTGAAGGTGATAATTCAGATGATGAGGAGCGGATCGATATGACAGTAATGACTGGCAAAAAAGAGCGCGAAGAACGACGTGAACAATTTTATGCGGTGGAAAACAACAATT ATTCCGATGAAGATTCTGATCGCGAAATGCATGAGTGGGAAAATCAGCAAATACGCAAAGGAGTCACCGGTGCACAATTAGTCAATGCTCAACATGATGCAGTACTTTCACGATTCATGATCAAGCCAAATGCGGCAAATGCCTTGGAATATCCACAAGAAGAACAATCGACTTCATCTTTATTGGAGCAAGCGTACGCTAAAAGTGCGTTACAAAAGCCACAACAAATACTAAGAGAAACGACGAAAACGAAAAAGGAGAAGGGCAAAGCAGCATCATTGCGCACACCGCAAGAAATATATGATGCCATACAAAATCG ATTGTCAAAATTACGCGAAGTTAACGAAAAGCACACTGCTGATATCGaaagaatagaaagcgaattaaaggtattaaaactTGAAGAAATGGATTGCACACAGAAGGCACCGATGGCTGCGGCGAAGTATCGATTTTATCAGGAGCTGAAATGTTATGCCTGCGATTTAGTTGATTGCTTGACTGAAAAG ACCCCACTTATTAATGACTTGGAGAAGCGAACATTGCACATATTATCAAAGCATCAACATTTTCTTATCGAACGACGTCGTCAGGATATTCGCGATCAAGCCAAAGAAATGGCTGAAGCTGCAA AGCCTGCTGGTTCACGTCGGGCAGCTGCCGATTCAGAGGAACAGATACGACGTACAGCGGAGCGTGAAGGTAGACGTACACGTCGACGTTGCGATCGAGAGAAAAATGACCTTCTATCAACGCATTTAGATGGCATGTCAAGTGATGACGAAACATCGGATCGCTATCAAgaacaatttaaaaacaatttgg AGCAACTCCAAAAAGAGTCTGAACAAATATTTAATGATGTTAACGATGACTTTTATAAAGTCGAATTAATTCTATTGAAGTTTTATGCTTGGCGCAAAACTGATATGGAATCTTATAAGGATGCATTTGTTAGTTTATGCTTGCCGAAG CTTTTGGGTCCTTTAGTACGCTTGGAATTGTTAGCGTGGTCGCCTCTtttagatgaatataaagatgttGAAAAAATGAACTGGTATTTGGCCTGCATGCTTTTTGGCTGGAGCGAGGATGAGACTGAAGCTTCTTTAAAACTTGATCCAGATTTTAATTTAGTGCCCACAATAATTGAGAAAATTTTGTTACCCAAATTGACTG ATATTGTCAACCAGTGCTGGGACCCGCTATCTACAACACAAACCTTACGTTTAATTGGTTTTATTAATCGCTTAGGCCGTGATTTTCCACTTAAAGAAACATCTAAGCAGTTGCGACAATTGTTTGAAAAGATTTTAGAAAAAATGAAGCTGGCATTAGATAACGACGTCTTTATACCTATTTTTCCTAAGCA AGTGCAAGAGGCAAAGACTTCATTCTTTCAACGTCAATTTTGTAGCGGTTTAaaactatttcgaaattttcttagtTGGCAAGGTATTTTAGCGGATAAACCTTTACGCGAAATGGCAATAGGATCACTACTTAATCGTTATCTGTTACTCGCTATGAGG gTTTGCACAGCGAATGATGCTATAAGTAAGGCTTACATAATTGTTAATACGCTGCCAACAGTATGGTTACAGCCAGAATCAGAGACCTTACAGAATTTGGAACTATTAATAAAGTATGTAAAACAAACTTTGGATGCATTTGATGCAACAAATCCGCTTTTTAT GCAAACATGTGAAAAAGCAAAGCAAATTTTACAACGACTGCACAGTTATTAA